The proteins below come from a single Caulobacter flavus genomic window:
- a CDS encoding heparinase II/III family protein — protein MTGAPATPSASRPAGRPLRRGVVLSRSVAASARAAVEREWFGSPPHRAVISSPRPVGLSGRPHDPRPVDVQRGRQLLDGVLTLHDESLKVGTEGDPFDTPSPSRAFAVALHRFDWLPGLLVHGPEGARRALRLIQDWRRVFGTWNAFSWSGECLERRTFHLACAAKTLSPGASDAESAALALDIARGARQLMKASDAPDRVLERAIVVAVAGAALVGKAADRLMAEGLRRVAREIDVIVLPDGGHAARSPEAGLELLFDLLTLDDALGQRGRPTPEAVSRAIDRLSSGLRFFTLADGKLAAFHGGETADPARIAAALAHDDHGPRPPMDMPHAGFQKMQGGMIQVLADAGAPPVGALSRAACAQPAALEIICGKDRLITSSGWSPEAANAQAFRLSDAASTVSVGEGSAGRPLSGFRAAALGPWLVDGATSVESRRHDGEQGVWLDIVHDGWRRLGLKHARRLFLDLAADELRGEDSLIPMAEAKLDGPRRYHPFKISFHLHPDARASLARDGKSVLIKGPSNVGWWLRNDAPDVAVLAAPHFDHGHARQAGVIVLKSQVRAEKGAKIRWKLARATDH, from the coding sequence ATGACCGGCGCGCCCGCTACGCCCTCCGCTTCCAGGCCCGCCGGGCGTCCCCTGCGGCGCGGAGTCGTGTTGTCGCGGTCGGTCGCCGCCTCGGCCCGGGCCGCGGTCGAGCGCGAGTGGTTCGGTTCGCCGCCGCATCGCGCGGTGATCTCGTCGCCGCGCCCCGTGGGCCTGTCGGGCCGGCCGCACGATCCCCGCCCCGTCGACGTCCAGCGCGGCCGCCAGTTGCTGGACGGCGTTCTGACCCTGCACGACGAGAGCCTGAAGGTCGGGACCGAGGGCGACCCCTTCGACACCCCCAGCCCCTCGCGGGCCTTCGCCGTGGCGCTGCACCGCTTCGACTGGCTGCCGGGCCTGCTGGTCCATGGTCCCGAGGGCGCGCGCCGGGCGCTGCGCCTGATCCAGGACTGGCGGCGGGTGTTCGGAACCTGGAACGCCTTCTCGTGGTCGGGCGAGTGCCTGGAGCGCCGCACCTTCCACCTGGCCTGCGCCGCCAAGACCCTGTCGCCCGGCGCCTCGGACGCCGAGAGCGCGGCCCTGGCGCTGGACATCGCCCGCGGCGCCCGCCAGCTGATGAAGGCCTCCGACGCGCCTGACCGCGTTCTGGAGCGGGCGATCGTCGTCGCCGTGGCCGGCGCGGCCCTGGTGGGCAAGGCCGCCGACCGGCTGATGGCCGAGGGCCTGCGCCGCGTCGCCCGCGAGATCGACGTCATCGTGCTGCCCGACGGCGGCCACGCCGCGCGCTCGCCCGAGGCGGGGCTGGAGCTGCTGTTCGACTTGCTCACCCTCGACGACGCCCTGGGCCAGCGCGGCCGGCCGACGCCCGAGGCGGTCAGCCGGGCCATCGACCGGCTGTCGTCGGGCCTGCGCTTCTTCACCCTGGCCGACGGCAAGCTGGCGGCCTTCCACGGCGGCGAGACGGCGGACCCGGCCCGCATCGCCGCCGCCCTGGCTCACGACGACCACGGTCCGCGCCCGCCGATGGACATGCCGCACGCCGGCTTCCAGAAGATGCAGGGCGGCATGATCCAGGTGCTGGCCGACGCCGGCGCGCCGCCCGTGGGAGCGCTCAGCCGGGCGGCCTGCGCCCAGCCGGCGGCGCTCGAGATCATCTGCGGCAAGGACCGGCTGATCACCTCCAGCGGCTGGAGCCCCGAGGCCGCCAACGCCCAGGCCTTCCGCCTGTCCGACGCGGCCTCGACGGTGTCGGTGGGCGAGGGCTCGGCTGGTAGACCTCTGTCGGGCTTCCGGGCCGCGGCGCTGGGGCCCTGGCTGGTCGATGGGGCCACCAGCGTCGAGTCCCGCCGCCACGACGGCGAGCAGGGCGTCTGGCTCGACATCGTTCACGACGGCTGGCGGCGCCTGGGCCTCAAGCACGCCCGCCGCCTGTTCCTTGATCTCGCCGCCGACGAACTGCGCGGTGAGGACAGCCTGATCCCGATGGCCGAGGCCAAGCTCGACGGGCCGCGCCGCTATCACCCGTTCAAGATCAGCTTCCACCTGCATCCCGACGCCCGCGCCTCGCTGGCCCGGGACGGCAAGAGCGTGCTGATCAAGGGGCCGTCCAATGTCGGCTGGTGGCTGCGCAACGACGCGCCCGACGTCGCCGTCCTGGCCGCCCCGCACTTCGACCACGGCCACGCCCGCCAGGCCGGCGTGATCGTGCTCAAGAGCCAGGTCCGGGCCGAGAAGGGCGCCAAGATCCGCTGGAAGCTGGCCCGGGCGACGGACCATTGA